In the Leifsonia sp. 466MF genome, one interval contains:
- a CDS encoding glycosyltransferase family 4 protein — protein MASEAPTLHHQHVRLYDQVRSVHLERAHELDPAAIVYRVKRYDFDPELASGIELAQAGSLAAARMALRSRITRVEVDEPLYLDSLPRTAAVLAALGIKRLFGAPRAEVATYAIENLDPFAARPPRLRSRLRRAVERMLSAYVWHRLDTVVYGTPGARDLYGETFARRPRRQLTVEALPSPCRCDAERTVQRDPDGVVFLGAFSPRKGFGDVLAAWPAIRSRRPLATLTLIGSGGMLDEARAAADADPSIRLLVDPPRDVIHTELLRAHVLVLPSRRVGDWREQIGLPLVEALAHGCEVVTTSETGIAEFLIDAGHIVLPGDADAARIADGVDAALARHRTAADIRSALPAVDGRIAAGRALFEEQVPA, from the coding sequence GTGGCCAGCGAAGCGCCAACTCTTCACCACCAGCACGTCCGCCTGTACGACCAGGTGCGCAGCGTGCATCTCGAGCGCGCCCACGAACTCGACCCGGCGGCGATCGTGTACCGAGTGAAGCGCTACGACTTCGATCCTGAGCTCGCCTCCGGTATCGAGCTCGCGCAGGCCGGCAGCCTCGCGGCGGCACGGATGGCCCTCCGCAGCAGGATCACCCGGGTCGAGGTCGACGAGCCGCTCTACCTCGATTCCCTCCCCCGGACCGCCGCCGTGCTCGCCGCACTCGGAATCAAGCGCCTGTTCGGTGCACCACGCGCCGAAGTCGCCACCTACGCGATCGAGAACCTCGACCCCTTCGCCGCCCGCCCGCCTCGCCTCCGCAGCCGCCTGCGCCGCGCCGTCGAGCGGATGCTGAGCGCCTACGTCTGGCACCGTCTCGACACCGTCGTCTACGGGACGCCCGGCGCCCGCGACCTCTACGGCGAGACCTTCGCCCGCCGCCCCCGCCGCCAGCTGACGGTCGAAGCGCTCCCGAGCCCGTGCCGCTGCGACGCCGAGCGGACGGTCCAGCGCGACCCCGACGGCGTCGTCTTCCTCGGCGCCTTCTCTCCGCGCAAGGGCTTCGGCGACGTGCTCGCCGCCTGGCCGGCCATCCGCTCCCGGCGCCCGCTGGCGACGCTGACGCTGATCGGGTCGGGCGGGATGCTCGACGAGGCACGGGCCGCGGCCGACGCCGACCCCTCGATCCGGCTCCTCGTCGATCCGCCGAGGGACGTCATCCACACCGAACTGCTCCGCGCGCACGTCCTCGTGCTGCCGTCACGCCGGGTCGGCGACTGGCGTGAGCAGATCGGCCTTCCGCTGGTGGAAGCCCTCGCGCACGGTTGCGAGGTCGTCACCACGTCGGAGACCGGCATCGCCGAGTTCCTCATCGACGCCGGCCACATCGTCCTCCCGGGGGACGCCGACGCCGCGCGCATCGCCGACGGGGTGGATGCGGCGCTCGCCCGCCACCGCACGGCCGCCGACATCCGCTCCGCCCTTCCCGCCGTCGACGGCCGCATCGCCGCCGGTCGCGCCCTGTTCGAAGAGCAGGTGCCGGCATGA
- a CDS encoding lipopolysaccharide biosynthesis protein has protein sequence MTTVKPQRTGMVRAVGSTAVIKVVVMGISGLIGIVNSRLIIQNFGTDAYAQYGLLAALPALLPFADLGIAAVVINAVAGSDKPASDRLVRSTIVTAFRILLCSAAAIVGVGLVISLLGWWPAILGGALLPDGGSLAAFLCLGTFALVLPLTVGSRVLVGLGRTSTQTASQAVVAPAMFLGLATLVALSAPAGSFLAVLSYIANGLASLICLLVAARLIRPQIGKALREVPFPRRYPGVPAMGVAWPMLVQMVALPIAMQTDRLLLSHLTTGTELAQYNLASQLFGLVVQTIAAAGVALWPIYARARSESRIESPMKPTMWFLAGGLGLGLLLAALSPLLTHFIAGDRFTLDPWLVGGFVVFVALQAAKYPAGMYMTDKRGLTFQVWPIVASVPLNLVLSWWLIGVIGAGGPIIGSAISVLVCQVLPNLWYVTHDLGRRRAEVPDDGREDVL, from the coding sequence ATGACGACCGTGAAGCCGCAGCGCACCGGGATGGTGCGCGCTGTCGGGTCGACGGCGGTCATCAAAGTCGTCGTGATGGGCATCTCCGGGCTCATCGGCATCGTCAACAGCCGGCTCATCATCCAGAACTTCGGCACCGACGCCTACGCCCAGTACGGCCTGCTCGCGGCGCTTCCCGCCCTGCTGCCGTTCGCGGACCTCGGGATCGCGGCCGTCGTCATCAACGCGGTGGCCGGCTCCGACAAACCGGCGTCCGACCGTCTGGTCCGCAGCACGATCGTGACGGCCTTCCGCATCCTGCTGTGCTCCGCCGCCGCCATCGTCGGCGTGGGCCTCGTGATCTCGCTGCTCGGCTGGTGGCCGGCCATCCTCGGCGGTGCGCTGCTGCCGGACGGCGGGAGTCTCGCCGCGTTCCTGTGCCTCGGCACGTTCGCGCTGGTACTGCCGCTCACGGTCGGTTCGCGCGTGCTCGTCGGGCTCGGCCGCACCAGCACCCAGACCGCCAGCCAGGCCGTCGTCGCCCCGGCGATGTTCCTCGGGCTCGCGACCCTGGTGGCCCTGTCGGCTCCGGCGGGCAGCTTCCTCGCGGTTCTCTCGTACATCGCCAACGGCCTCGCATCGCTGATCTGCCTCCTGGTCGCAGCGCGGCTCATCCGTCCGCAGATCGGGAAGGCCCTCCGCGAGGTGCCGTTCCCCCGGCGCTACCCGGGCGTTCCTGCCATGGGCGTCGCGTGGCCGATGCTCGTGCAGATGGTCGCCCTCCCGATCGCCATGCAGACGGACCGCCTCCTGCTCAGCCACCTGACCACCGGCACCGAACTCGCGCAGTACAACCTCGCCTCCCAGCTGTTCGGCCTGGTCGTGCAGACCATCGCCGCCGCGGGCGTCGCACTCTGGCCGATCTATGCGCGGGCCCGGTCGGAGTCGCGCATCGAGTCGCCGATGAAGCCGACGATGTGGTTCCTCGCCGGCGGCCTCGGACTGGGACTCCTGCTCGCCGCGCTCTCGCCGCTGCTCACCCACTTCATCGCGGGCGACAGGTTCACCCTCGACCCGTGGCTGGTCGGCGGGTTCGTGGTCTTCGTCGCCCTGCAGGCCGCCAAATACCCGGCGGGCATGTACATGACCGACAAGCGCGGCCTCACCTTCCAGGTCTGGCCGATCGTCGCCAGCGTGCCCCTGAACCTCGTGCTCTCCTGGTGGCTGATCGGCGTCATCGGTGCCGGCGGACCGATCATCGGCTCCGCGATCAGCGTCCTGGTCTGCCAGGTGCTGCCCAACCTCTGGTACGTCACACACG